From the genome of Thermoflexus hugenholtzii, one region includes:
- a CDS encoding nucleotidyltransferase family protein: protein MKTLEEIRAILIEHRQILRERYGVRDLAIFGSYARGEQTGMSDVDLLVRLKRPIGLKFFELWDYLEEILGLKVDLLTSGALPQKPDLWKHVREDLLYAWD, encoded by the coding sequence ATGAAGACGCTGGAGGAAATCCGGGCGATCCTGATTGAACACCGGCAGATCCTCCGAGAGCGCTACGGAGTTCGAGATCTGGCGATCTTTGGCTCTTATGCCCGGGGAGAGCAAACGGGGATGAGCGATGTGGATCTTCTGGTGCGGCTGAAGCGGCCGATTGGGCTGAAGTTCTTCGAACTGTGGGATTATCTGGAGGAGATCCTGGGTTTGAAGGTGGATCTTCTGACCTCTGGAGCACTTCCGCAGAAGCCCGACCTCTGGAAGCACGTTCGGGAGGATCTCCTTTATGCTTGGGATTAA